The Buteo buteo chromosome Z, bButBut1.hap1.1, whole genome shotgun sequence region AGTAGTTAAATTACTTTCCTATGCTTTGAAAGGGAGAATAAGTGCAACGTGCAAGAAATCCTTGAGGGGTTTGTTCTGTTATTTATGCAAATTACTTTAAGCATACTCAGCTGATGAATACAGCCTTTGGACTGTGGCTGTATTTTCAGGCAGTCTTAGATGGCATCTATTTAAGCATGTAATTAAGATTTCACAACATCAATCTTGTGAAAAAGAAGTTCTTTCCAGGGGCAGTAATGGGACAGATTCTATTTTCTCTGGAatatagaagaaatatttaataacttttAATCTGTAATTCTAGTGTGTGTTCTTCTACGCTTGAATTGGtagatatttttctaaataaatgtttttaaaaggttcccaagattttgtttttcatctagTAAATGAATTGGTATTACTAAACAGCATTTGACTCTAAGCATGTATGTCAGGTTCTAGGTACTACTGAATTTCCACTTTAGCTGGCCAGGtggcttttctgtcttctgaaacTGGTGCAGGAGGGCAAAGTCCTCATTCTGTGTAGGAGCAAAACTAACACAATTGGAATTACTGGGGGAGTAATACACCCATGAGAACAGCCAGTGGCTGGGCAATGAGAGCACCTACCTCCTTGTAACAGACCAAGGGCTGGAGTTTGAACCTGGATTTGTATCATCCCATGTGACATGAAAATCCAGGATCAAGATTTAATTTGACATATCCCAGTCAACTGCTCTAATAACAAGGCTTTTGGATGTGCTGGTGTGTATTTCTGATGGGATTAGAAATTTAATCCCAACACTGAAAGTCCCTCCTGAATGctatttttatcaaaatttCTATGTTCCCATGAAAGGCTCTGGTGGAGGAGAAGTACCTAGGGCAGGAGAAGAGCAAATTTTGACTATTAATCTGTAATATAGTATTAGCTGTTGTATGTTGTTAATGCATTTCTATATTTCTTATATTAAAAACAGGCTAACATTTAGGCTTCAGTAACTTTCTGGGATTGGGGGGCAGGGAACctaattgtatttaaaaaagaaatcccaatattaaaaacctttaagccagtattttggaaaaacatGGCCATTATACAAATTCCTGTAGAACATTACAGTTAATCACTACTTTAATAGTGCTTGGTATAGTTATGGttctggttttctctttttttttttttttttttttttttttagattcaTAGTACGTATCTAGAGAGCAACTGGCCTATAAGGGTGAGTTATTTAAAGAATATGTTCTTGCCTCTTTAAAGGTATGGGGTGTTGATAACTGTCCCTTAGGGCTGGATGAGCTCAGGAAGATGGAAtcattgttttaaattacagaaagaagAATATATGTTGGGCAGTAAAGTAGAAAACATGAAGATACCTTACAAGTTTTGACTCTGACATTATATTGCCTTGTAGTGATGTGCACTAGGGATAGGATGTATCATTTAAATAAGTTCCCTCCTGaggttctgggttttttctctttgaacagTTTTCAGCTATTGACAAGCTTGGACAGAATGTAGCTGTTGTTGGCAAGTTTGGTTTTGCACATTATTCTTTACTTACCAAAAAATGGAAGCTGTTTGGAAATATTACCCAGGTGAGAGATTATAGTACTTTGTTCAGGTATACTGGGGAGGTTTTATTTCTTGGAATATGACtcttggagaaaataaaaaaataatctttttgaaATAACCTGTAGACACACTTGGGATTATGGATGCtggttttgcatgtgtttttcaTAAAGTGGCTGAAACACTTATCTTGGGGCTTTGGCACAATAATTTATGTCTGATTATTAAAAGGTTTCCAAATCTGAGTGTGTATAGTCAGACACTCCCATATGTCTTATCTGACAGTTTTTGTGAGACATAGCTTTGGATGCCAAGCTTGTAAATTCTGGCCAGAAGCAGAAAGCTAATTTGAGAGAGTTCAGGGATGCCAATAGCATAAGGAACTGTGGAGCTGTGTTTTGTAAGATGGTGTTTGTCTTTCACATGTTATTCTTTAGTACTTCGGTTTTTTTATACAACAAAAACTTCATATACATAGGTTGTCTTGCCTATCAGTAAAGCTGATAGAGATCATGTATGGCTTTCAGAAATTTCCCATAGAATGTAcacgtgtgtatgtgtgtataagtatataaaaatacatacatatatgtcatttgcttgcttttttcaggAGCAAAATATGACGGTAACAGGTGGCTTAGCATGGTGGAATGACTTCATTGTTCTTGCATGTTATAATTTAAATGATCATCAGGAAGAGGTGAcgtatttttcttcaaagtaaatTAATCATGTTTAGAATATCTGATCTGTTCTTACAGTAGTattataaatatgaaaagttAGATACATAGGTGACTTTTTGTCATGTTCAAAAATTCTTTATTAATATGTAAACAATTCTTTGCAGAAAagtttattattgctattaaaaactattttctgcTGACTACCAAAATGTGCTCATTGTTCTGAAAAATTTGTGATGTTTTTGCATGTTAGCATGAAGTCTGTTTTGGGGTATCTAGTTACAGTATTTTGGGACACTTTTGTAAGGTGTTAAATTAGATGGGCGGAAGACCTTTACTtactctttgctttttaaaacgAATAAAActccttccttttgtttgttgtttaGTACTTCAGATTTGGCTGTACTGTTCTTTAACCACTTTGGATGCAATAATATAGTGCAATGCATAAAACATttgatgaaacaaaacaaaaacccagttATGTGTCTTGCTAGAAATCCTTGACAGCCAttccacaaaaaagaaaataattgaatgtggaattattattaatttgttGGTAAACAGAACCTGTATTCAAACGTTTTCCTTGTAGCTGAGAATCTACCTGCGAACATCTAATCTTGACAATGCATTTGCACACATCACCAAAGTGCAAGCAGACACGTTACTACTGAGTGTCTTCCGGGACATTGTAATACTCTTCAGAGCAGATTGTTCCATTTGCCTATATAGTATTGAGAGAAGGCCTGAGGGGTGAGTATcagtatttaaatgcttttgccGTAATGTACTTGTAAATCTGTTCTCAGTCTGAGTAAATTCTTATCATAATATAAAGTTGTTTGATAACTTCTGgagtcagatttttaaaatatagaggGGTGTTATCTGTATGCACAAGAGATAGTTCACAAGTGTTGTCACTTGCATGCGTGCAGATACGCATATTAGGTGTGGAGGTAGTGACTGAGATACGCCTGTTTCCAGTTGTCTGTACAAACATGTTCTAGCTGATAGGGACTTGAAAATGGAAtgtaaatagaagaaaaaggtaCTAAAAGGCACCCAcatatctgaatatttttaataaaaaatgtttctaacgTTAAAAGTAGAAATTGGTGAGAGTGATGGTGGAGTAGCAAAGATGGAGAGACAATTTTGGTTTGCGGTTGTCGGGAGCTATTTTGGTGCAAAAGAAGTAGCAACATAAGAGCCAGATACTTTCAGATAGTTAAGATTAATGAACCTAAGGATGAGATAAAGATTCCCAGATAGTTCTTTGAAGTGCCTAAGCAGGCAGTTTTTCTTACACTTATGGCATCTTGGTTTCAGCACGAAAGGACCTTGGTTTTTtagcagaaagcaagctgctgaTCCACtttggaggaaaatattttcaatgcttttcaaagaaaactccCAACAAAATCCAAACCCTGGAATTATCTTATTGAAGGGTGAATAAAGTCTTATTCTGAAGCATCTGATGTTGTCTTCTATCCACTTAGAGCTGTATTCCCCAAAACTATCAAGATAAAGTAACCCAGCTTAGGTTTATTTGGTAACTTCATGTACAGTAGATATGTGGACCTGTGGGATTCCTGgttaaagaaaagtaattttagtCTATAGAATAAACTGTTTGCTGAGATTAAGTTGCTTATTTTCATTAGGTTTCCTTCAAGGtattaattttatgttaaatactattttaaacaatattttgcaaatattttaaaattgctaaaCATAGTCATCTTTCCTTTCAGTCTTAACCCTACTGCCAGTATCCAAGTTCTTCAAGAAGTGTCCATGTCTCGGTACATTCCTCATCCTTTTCTTGTAGTGTCTGTTACTTTGACATCAGTGAGGACAGAGACTGGCATCACCTTGAAGATGCCTCAGCAGGTAACAGGTCTATAATGctcaaatttaaaagaattggTGCCTACATTTGTTAGCTTAGTCCCCAAAAGTTAGGTGCTGATAAATGAACCATAAATCAGTGGTTCTTTTTTGTGGTAAAATGCGGAACatgttttttctgattcttgTTATATAGATATTTTATGTGTGAACTGGGGGCGGGGTGGGTGGTGgtagaaataaaatccaaattCTTACTTCTATTTCATATCTTCTTTTGTCATCTTGTAAAATTCGGGGGCAAATGTTGGAGGACAGAGTAAACTTAACTATGTCAAGGGCATGTTTCTCTATTGTGCATTAAAAGTTGAACACCAGAGCAATCCGTGGCATTAAGAAGTGCCTTTCTTGCAGCAACAGGTCCATTACAcaaagaataaacagaaaaaaggaaaagatggcATATGACCCAGTAAGGTTACTTCTAGTCAATTTCCTACTTGCTAAAATAAAGTAAGATGATCTCTCCCACTGATTATGTCAGAAGATAGGCCAACAGCCAAAAAATGACCAAGGTGCGAAGGTGAAGCCTATCTTAACTCCAGGAAATGATTCAGGCCACTGAAAGCACAGTGCAAAGAGAACTTGGATTTTTGTTGCCTGTTGTGTAAACAAAGAGAACTTGCATTTTTGTTGCCTGTTGTGTAAACAAATTAAGCTTAACTATTTGAGTAGCTGCAGTATGAAGCACATTTTCTCATCAGAGCAGCTACCTTAAGGTAGTTCAGATGTTGTGCTGCCTGTGAGGCAGGCCTGTAGACATGTGAAGGTGCATATTTTTCTCCACATACCAAAGCCACTGGCAGATAGGACAGCAATGGCACAGATGTAAAATCTGAAGGTTTGCGCTTGCTTCCTTCCGTTCATTCTAATTTAGTGTCCCACAATGCTGATCATGTGTCCTGAGAATTTGCTACTATCTTAGACAAGGGCATAAAAGCCAACATGCTTGTGGTTTTCTAGTCCATCTTGTTGTGAGACAGCGTCCTTATTCCTGAACTACCTGACATATGGTGTTTCCTAATTTTGAGAAAAAGCTACTGAAACTTTTTAGAGCACTAGTAATATTTTACACTTAGCTTCAGACTGGACAAatattacttcttttctttctaagagCCCATATCTTCAAACTTTGTCAATCCTCCTGAccaaaagaaaagtattaatCTAGCACTGAACATGACACTGCACTGTAGAGAAAGCAATGTGTCTGACTTAGCAGTGTGTCAGCCTTCTCAGTGTTGTTGCCTATTGGTGACCTTAACCCCTGATGCTGCAGATTTACCATACAGGCCCCCtacccatttattttaaaactaaagttTATGCACAGCATGGTATTAGCTCCAGTGACTTGgtttaaaattaacatgaaacagttctgaaataaatgtttagaCATAATACTTTGCTTTCCTCATATACCTAACTGGAAAGATTCTTCTCTAAGTGCAGCTTCTAAAAGTTCAAGATGCTGTACAAGTGTGGCTAAATTCTTTATGGCTCAACTCTTTTTGGCTTCTGTACCAGTGTTAGTCTTTGCAGTCAGATACTGGCAATTATGTAGTGGTGATACTGTTAAGAACacagagctttatttttcttaaaatactggTGGCTTGCCCATGCCAAGAGGCATAGTTAGAAAAAGCCTGTATGAAATAAACGCATGGAATAAGTCTGGTGAACAAGAAACCTTCCAGTATTTTCTCCCTTGCACAAGAACTATATGAATGAACCTATCTGTAGGTACCTAGTTCTACTGGATTTTTCTGAGTCCTTCTGCATTGCATTTGGTTGTTGGTCATCTCTGTATGGCAGTGCAGTTAATTTACtctttttattctggatttGTACGGTGGTTATGGGTCAAGTGGTGCATTCAAAAAGCTCAAATAATTTGCATAATACTATTTTATCCTTAGGCTTGTGAAGCTGAAAGTATTATGCTAAACTTAGCAGGACAACTCATCATGTTGCAAAGGGATCGATCTGGACCCCAGATCCGAGATAAGGATAATAATCCTAATCAAAGGAAGCATGTAAGTAAATGTATGTGGAATACTGTATATGGCTTCAAAGATGTCAGTGACTGAAGAAGTTCTGGAAGGGAGTGGTCCAGGCATAAAGAAAAGAGGTCTGTAATGCAAGGCAGTGTCTACACTTACAGGCTGAATTGTTAGCTGGAAGTAAATCACTGCTcccgtgattttttttttttccctaagaatCTGTGAAATGTTACTACTTAATTATGTGAATGTCTAACCGAAGTATTTACTACTTGTGTTTACTACTTGTATTGCAGTGAAAGATACCAGTTTTAAGCATAAAGGTCCTTTACAAAATTTGGTATGCAGTAATGACACAAAATCTCCAGTCTATCTAAAACTGTTGTGTATGTTTATGGAACATTATCATTTTTTGCAGAGTATGTTTACAAAGTTCCTAAAAACAACAGTCATAGAAATCAGTGActgaacttttaaatttttctgcaCTGATGAAAAACACTTCTACATGACAGAAGCACTTTGGGAGagtgaaaactgaaaagtttaGATGAAGAGTTCTTTGCAGCTCAATCAAACACGGGCAAATTTGGTGTTTGTAGTGATTTTGTCAGTTCTAGGTTGGACTCTTGGGCTCTCTGAAGAAGCAGagagcagatttttattttcttcccttatttTCACCCTTCTGGCCTCCTGACTAGGGaggttaaaaaaattgaaagaagtGTCTTTTGAGTTAATGTAAGCAATAAGTGATGCTTTCCCAGGTGGTAGGGTGCAGTTAAGGGATAAGCAGAGTTGCTTCTTCTTTGTTAGAGGAATAACATGTTTGAAGAGAATAGTTCTTAGCTGAAAAGAGTTCTTGTGAagtgggtaaaaaaaaaaccaaaaccaaacaaaaccaaatgaataatgaattctgatttttttttttttccttgtttttcaaaTAGCTGCCTTTTTGTGCTCCAGTTGTCCTAGCCCAGTCTGTTGAAAATGTATGGACTACTTGCAGGATCAACAAACAGAAACGCCACTTACTGGAGGCTCTGTGGCTCAGCTGTGGTGGGGCAGGTATGAAAGTCTGGCTTCCCCTGTTTCCCAGAGATCATCGAAAACCACACTCCTTTCTGTCAAGACGGATCATGCTGCCTTTCCACATCAACATATACCCATTGGCTGTTTTGTTTGAAGATGCCTTGGTTCTTGGTGCTGTTAATGACACTGTGCTCTATGACTGTTTATATCCTCAAACCAGTGCTAGAGAACACTTAGAggttctctttcctttctccattgTTGAGAGAACCTCTCAGATCTACCTCCATCACATTTTACGCCAGCTCTTGGTTAGGAACCTCGGTGAACAAGCCTTGCTTTTGGCCCACTCCTGTGCCACATTACCATACTTTCCTCACGTACTAGAACTGATGCTTCATGAAGTGCTGGAAGAAGAAGCTACCTCGCGGGAACCCATTCCCGACCCTCTGCTTCCCACTGTGGCGAAGTTTATTACAGAGTTCCCCCTCTTCCTGCAGACAGTTGTTCATTGTGCTAGGAAGACAGAATATGCCCTGTGGAATTacctttttgctgctgttggaaACCCGAAGGACTTATTTGAAGAGTGCTTAATGGCCCAGGACTTGGACACAGCTGCCTCTTATCTTATTATCCTACAGGTAATGGTACCTCATATATTGCAAGAGAGGTGATATTTACTAATGTTgtagtattttagaaaatattgtCATATCAAAGTTAATGCAAGTTAAACaaatttttaatagttttctgTTATGTCCGATTATGAAGGGGCAGAATATTATACAATGTAAGTAGTTAGTTTACtgttataaaaaggaaaataatagcATGAAATTTGCTTCTTCTAATCTGTGGTATACTTGAATGTGACATGCCGTGGCTTGACTTAATAGGACTTCTGTTGCTTGATGGCAAAAGCAAATGACTTAATTATGCTTTGTTACTTGCAGAATATGGAAGTTCCAGCAGTTAGCAGACAACATGCTACTCTCCTATTTAATACTGCCTTAGAGCAGGGAAAGTGGGATCTTTGTCGTCATATGATCAGATTTCTTAAAGCCATTGGCTCTGGAGAAACAGAGACACCTCCAGCTACACCAACAACTCAGGTTTGTGATTAAAATAGTAAATACTGTGCATCAAACCTTGTATGATTAATCTTGCTATTATATAGCATGTTTGCTCCTTTGACTgtatgtttgggttttcttggttttaggAACCTAGTTCAAGTAGTGGCTTTGAGTTCTTCAGACATCGCAGCATAAGTTTATCCCAATCAGCAGAGAATCTCCATAGCAAATTTAACTTGACAAAAACACTGAGTATGCCCTCTGGCCCATCTGGAAAAAGGTAATTGGTAGTAATGTCCTCTCCTTCCCTACTTTGTTAGGTACCGTACTAACTCTCGTACCAATTTAAGTTATAGAGGTACATTATATGAGAGTTACATTTGTCATAGTTTCCCTCCACATCCTTCTGCATTTGTCTTTTCCTGACTCTCACAATGTCTGTGCCTTTTTCTTGCGTTCTTGGGAGAATATGTTCTCGCacatgtaaatatatatgtttgtgtgtttgtgtgtatatatgcacagGCACACTTACATGGATCCACTGGATGCATATGTAGTAATTTAAATAGCTAGTGAGACTGCATGCCTTATATTGAAGGATCTCTTTTGATGAAAGATACATCTTGAACAGCTCACAGTATACATTAGTATACACAGTATACTATTAGCATCATAGTATACATTGCACTGTGATACTGTGCACATCTTGATCTAGCAGTGTGTTGCCAAGCCATAAATAAAGCCTTTTATACCTTGAGGTGAATCCCTCTTAAACTGCTGTACACAGAATTCATATTGATCAGTATTAATgttcagaagcagcactgagctGGGATCCATTATTatcttggttttggctttttcccCCACATAAGACCTTCAGAACAACCTTAGTACAaattcaaatgcttttatttagtAATTTTCCATAGAGAGTAATATCTTAAGAGTTTTGATAAGAAGGGTCCTAGACTAATACTTGACTTGTTCTCTAAACTTGTTTCTCAGAAGTCACTTTGCAATGGCATCTGCCTTTTATCTCTCcttctttacctttttcctgCATTGCTAATAGTTTAATACTGTATGGACACTGCTGCTGTTGTAACTTCCTTCCCTTATTTCACTTACCTGTTGAGTGGGATCTTTTAGAGAACATAAATAGCAACAAATGGTGGAAACTGCTTCTATTGGTACATAGAAAGCTCCCACTAACTACTCTGGTCACTCCACGTACTGTGGTTGTGGCCAACAACCTTTACAACTCTGTTTTATCAGTCTTAATGTCACTGTTCTCTGGTCTGTCTATAGGTGGAGTAAAGACAGCGACTGTGCCGAGAACATGTACATTGACATGATGCTCTGGCGGCATGCTCGGCGTCTGCTAGAAGAAATCAAGCTGAAAGACCTTGGCTGCTTTGCTGCACAGTTAGGCTTTGAGCTGATTGGTTGGCTGTGCAAGGAGCGAGCCAGAGCTGCCCGTGTGGAggattttgtgtttgctttgaaaaagctACACAAGGATTTCCTCTGGCCATTTCCAGTCATACCGGCTTCGTCCATTAATTCACCTTTCAAGAATGGAAAGTACAAGACAGGTGCTGTAACATCTGAGTTGATTTGGTTTCCCTCCTGCAGTCCTACACCCATCAGTCTGAATCTGTCCTTCCTCAGTTCAGCCAAGCAAAGAACGGGCTGAGGCTTGCCACCTGCACAGCTTTCTCACACAGGGTGTGTTTTTTGAAGGGAATCTGTTTAGCACAGATGGCATCTCTTGTGTAGTCTGATTACAGTACTGTTTCTGTTGaagtttcttgctttctcagGTGCAAACACTGAACTGGGTATCACTTGTGCAGATGTTGAGTTGAACGTGGATATTGCTCTTTCATGTAAATTCTACAGAAAATTACTAGAATCAACATTCTCATATAGCCTTTAGATGAGGTTTTGATtaactttttatatttaaaaaagtaatgtttcTAATATTTGAAATTTGCTTTATGTTAAAGGGTAAGAATTTTGAGGACTTGCAGTAAACCTCCTTTGTGTTATTAATCTCTCAGTTCACTAGTTTATCTTCTCAGGGCAAAGTTGATACTAGCTGCCAAGTCTTCCTCTTTTTGGTAGTAGCAGCACTATAATTTAGTTCTATTGATGCTAACATTTTTATCAGCTGATATTTCTTTTATGCCAGAGCTGACATAAAAAGCTGATCAGACATTCTTGAAGTACCTAAACTTGTTGCATTCCCTTGCTTTGGTGATCCCTCAGCAAACTAATTGAATATTGACTTATATACAAGTTTTAGCTTCCTGAAATGCCTGGAGAGAACTTTCCCAATTTCCTTTTTGATGTTTATATGACTTTTCTTTggtgggttctttttttttagccGTAGGGGAGCAGTTGCTAAAATCTCAGTCTGCAGACACCTTCGTAA contains the following coding sequences:
- the RIC1 gene encoding guanine nucleotide exchange factor subunit RIC1 isoform X5, producing the protein MKKVLDLQASITSLQSMLEDLLVATADGFLHLVHWDGMTNGRKAINLCTVPFSVDLQSSRAGSFLGFEDVYIRDMEYCATLDGFAVVFNDGRVGFITPMSSRFTAEQLHGVWAQDVIDGTCVAVNNKYRLMAFGCANGSVQVYTIDTTTGAMQFSHKLELTPKQYPDIWNKTGPVKLIKWSPDSCVVMVTWECGGLSLWSVFGAQLICTLGGDFAYRSDGAKKDPLKISSMTWGSEGYHLWVIDGNSSSNVKPERNANNEARQFGILQFHFIKSALTVNPCMSNQEQVLLQGEDRLYLNCGDATQAQSPRNTSAHSEHKPTRERGPFSDGSLDSQGLSTLLGHRHWHVVQIHSTYLESNWPIRFSAIDKLGQNVAVVGKFGFAHYSLLTKKWKLFGNITQEQNMTVTGGLAWWNDFIVLACYNLNDHQEELRIYLRTSNLDNAFAHITKVQADTLLLSVFRDIVILFRADCSICLYSIERRPEGLNPTASIQVLQEVSMSRYIPHPFLVVSVTLTSVRTETGITLKMPQQACEAESIMLNLAGQLIMLQRDRSGPQIRDKDNNPNQRKHLPFCAPVVLAQSVENVWTTCRINKQKRHLLEALWLSCGGAGMKVWLPLFPRDHRKPHSFLSRRIMLPFHINIYPLAVLFEDALVLGAVNDTVLYDCLYPQTSAREHLEVLFPFSIVERTSQIYLHHILRQLLVRNLGEQALLLAHSCATLPYFPHVLELMLHEVLEEEATSREPIPDPLLPTVAKFITEFPLFLQTVVHCARKTEYALWNYLFAAVGNPKDLFEECLMAQDLDTAASYLIILQNMEVPAVSRQHATLLFNTALEQGKWDLCRHMIRFLKAIGSGETETPPATPTTQEPSSSSGFEFFRHRSISLSQSAENLHSKFNLTKTLSMPSGPSGKRWSKDSDCAENMYIDMMLWRHARRLLEEIKLKDLGCFAAQLGFELIGWLCKERARAARVEDFVFALKKLHKDFLWPFPVIPASSINSPFKNGKYKTAVGEQLLKSQSADTFVNMEMDTGVSNTPRSRSWLGAISSSQREIDTVSSHGPHMQDAFLSPLLSKGDECSIGSATDLTETSSMVDGDWTMVDENFSSLSLTQSELEHLSLELASKGPHKSQVQLRYLLHIFMEAGCLDWCIVIGLILRESSVINQVFSIMQSSDIDGEICQNIKTGLYAVDKWASTDCPGYKPFLNIIKPQIQKLSEIAEEQVQPEAFQPVNPSKVTEQVNPRAEENRTSSSHGANPQSDAGNSNASRHEEDKSKIEDEDSFQEGSYDCIVS